The following are encoded in a window of Sphingobium sp. AP49 genomic DNA:
- a CDS encoding YifB family Mg chelatase-like AAA ATPase, which produces MVATVSTVAYLGLEARTVEVQCQLVPGLPAFIVVGLPDKAVAESRERVRNAIAAIGLSLPPKRITVNLSPADLPKEGSHFDLPIAIALLGAMGVIDAETLAGYIVVGELGLDGRTAPSPGVLLAALHAGEQDLGLVCPAAQGSEAAWAGQVEVVATPDLLSLLNHFKGTSALSPPQPGAVEPPLRVADLRQVKGQESAKRALEIAAAGGHNLLMVGPPGAGKSLMASCLPGILPELTPSEALEASMVASVAGTLEGGRISRARPFRNPHHSASMAALVGGGLKARPGEVSMAHLGVLFLDELPEFQRAVLDSLRQPLESGEVSVARANAHVTFPARVQLIAAMNPCRCGHLSDPALACARAPRCASDYQAKVSGPLLDRIDLHVEVQAVTAADLVLPPPAEGSAEVAARVAAARTLQTRRYAGSKVRTNAEVDGERLEDVAGPDEAGRQLLAQAAAAMKLSARGYTRVLRVARTIADLAGAEQVGRVHVAEALSYRRRAPVN; this is translated from the coding sequence TTGGTAGCGACGGTTTCGACGGTGGCCTATCTGGGCCTGGAAGCACGCACGGTCGAAGTGCAGTGCCAGCTCGTTCCGGGGCTGCCCGCCTTCATCGTGGTCGGCCTGCCGGACAAGGCAGTGGCCGAAAGCCGCGAGCGGGTGCGCAACGCGATCGCCGCGATCGGCCTGTCGCTGCCGCCCAAGCGGATCACCGTCAATCTCTCGCCCGCCGACCTGCCCAAGGAGGGGTCGCATTTCGACCTGCCGATCGCGATCGCGCTGCTGGGCGCGATGGGCGTGATCGATGCCGAGACGCTGGCGGGATACATCGTCGTCGGCGAACTGGGGCTGGACGGGCGCACTGCGCCATCGCCCGGCGTATTGCTGGCGGCGCTGCATGCCGGCGAACAGGATCTGGGACTGGTCTGTCCCGCCGCGCAGGGGAGCGAGGCGGCCTGGGCGGGGCAGGTCGAAGTGGTGGCGACGCCTGACCTTCTGAGCCTGCTCAATCATTTCAAGGGTACGTCCGCCCTGTCTCCGCCCCAGCCCGGCGCGGTCGAGCCACCGCTGCGGGTGGCCGACCTGCGCCAGGTGAAGGGGCAGGAAAGCGCCAAGCGGGCGCTGGAGATCGCGGCGGCAGGGGGCCATAATCTGCTGATGGTCGGGCCGCCGGGCGCGGGCAAGTCGCTGATGGCGAGCTGCCTGCCTGGCATATTGCCGGAACTCACGCCATCCGAGGCGCTGGAGGCGTCGATGGTGGCGAGCGTCGCGGGCACGCTGGAGGGCGGAAGGATCAGCCGCGCCCGGCCGTTCCGCAACCCGCATCATAGTGCGTCGATGGCGGCTCTGGTCGGCGGTGGGCTGAAGGCACGACCGGGCGAGGTCAGCATGGCCCATCTGGGCGTGCTGTTCCTGGATGAACTGCCGGAATTCCAGCGGGCCGTGCTGGATTCGCTGCGCCAGCCGCTGGAAAGCGGGGAGGTGAGCGTGGCGCGGGCCAATGCCCATGTCACCTTCCCCGCGCGGGTTCAACTGATCGCGGCGATGAATCCCTGTCGTTGTGGCCATCTGTCCGATCCGGCGCTGGCCTGCGCCCGCGCGCCGCGCTGCGCCAGCGATTATCAGGCGAAGGTGTCCGGGCCGCTGCTCGATCGCATCGACCTGCATGTCGAGGTGCAGGCGGTAACGGCGGCGGACCTGGTGCTGCCGCCGCCGGCCGAGGGATCGGCGGAGGTGGCGGCGCGGGTCGCGGCGGCGCGCACGCTGCAGACCCGGCGCTATGCCGGCAGCAAGGTGCGGACCAATGCCGAGGTGGATGGCGAGCGGCTGGAGGATGTGGCCGGGCCGGACGAGGCCGGGCGGCAATTATTGGCGCAGGCCGCCGCCGCGATGAAACTGTCGGCGCGCGGCTATACACGGGTGTTGCGGGTGGCTCGGACGATCGCCGATCTGGCCGGCGCGGAACAGGTCGGCCGGGTGCATGTGGCCGAGGCGCTGAGCTATCGGCGCCGGGCACCGGTCAATTAG
- a CDS encoding polymer-forming cytoskeletal protein has product MSATGAKHTPFSLIGSDVTITGNLAATVDLHVDGVIDGDIRCASLVQGPDSRIIGHVTAQSARLAGLVDGSISAEELVVESSARITGDVTYERITIEAGSRVEGRFTHKDNGPVAAGDLKLITSDSAA; this is encoded by the coding sequence ATGTCGGCGACCGGGGCTAAGCACACCCCCTTTTCCCTGATCGGCAGCGATGTGACGATCACCGGCAATCTCGCCGCGACCGTCGACCTGCATGTCGATGGGGTGATCGATGGCGACATCCGTTGCGCCTCGCTGGTCCAGGGGCCGGACAGCCGCATCATCGGCCATGTCACGGCGCAGAGCGCGCGCCTTGCGGGACTCGTCGACGGATCGATCAGCGCCGAGGAACTGGTGGTCGAAAGCAGCGCCCGGATCACCGGCGACGTGACCTATGAACGGATCACGATCGAGGCTGGCAGCCGGGTGGAAGGACGCTTCACGCACAAGGATAATGGTCCGGTCGCGGCCGGCGACCTCAAGCTCATCACCAGCGACAGCGCGGCCTGA
- a CDS encoding M23 family metallopeptidase, with product MSQRKKKGVATLWARLSALCPEREIFLRSGGQVKFIRISKRAQLMALGILSTGLVGWGAVTVSMLASSAAVAHDRAMLDAKGAAVASKARKVDGYRKSVNDLAHDLEARQDFIDDLYKTHFGEPGDAAADAPVGKADAATDKAGQGKLDAKISMAPEAAPLMQVDARQRRFAALLTNAVEARTQKAAAAIRSFGLNPDALARNAARAQGGPFVPWHGDEDAMPAELEKLATALSRMEFLETSLLRIPSGQPTGTPMLSSSYGYRRDPFNGHAAFHAGLDFPGRYGQPILAAAPGKVSYVGQRSGYGNVVEVTHGNGIMTRYAHLSGFNARVGQQVARGDQIARMGSTGRSTGTHLHFEVRVNGDPINPRRFLEARKDVLQVQQIATARLADVGDRG from the coding sequence TTGTCGCAGCGCAAGAAGAAGGGGGTCGCCACCCTCTGGGCCAGGCTCAGTGCCTTGTGCCCGGAGCGGGAAATCTTCCTGCGCTCGGGCGGCCAGGTAAAATTCATCCGCATCTCCAAGCGCGCCCAGTTGATGGCGCTCGGTATCCTGTCGACCGGCCTGGTCGGCTGGGGCGCCGTCACCGTGTCGATGCTGGCGAGCAGCGCCGCCGTCGCCCATGACCGCGCGATGCTGGACGCCAAGGGTGCGGCCGTCGCCAGCAAGGCGCGCAAGGTCGATGGCTATCGCAAGTCGGTGAATGACCTCGCCCATGACCTGGAAGCGCGCCAGGATTTCATCGACGATCTCTACAAGACCCATTTTGGCGAGCCCGGCGACGCTGCGGCCGATGCCCCGGTCGGCAAGGCCGATGCCGCGACCGACAAGGCCGGCCAGGGCAAGCTCGACGCCAAGATCAGCATGGCGCCCGAAGCCGCGCCGCTGATGCAGGTCGATGCCCGCCAGCGCCGTTTCGCAGCCCTGCTGACCAATGCCGTCGAAGCCCGCACGCAGAAGGCCGCCGCCGCGATCCGCAGCTTCGGCCTCAATCCCGACGCGCTCGCCCGCAACGCCGCCCGCGCCCAGGGCGGCCCGTTCGTCCCCTGGCATGGCGACGAGGATGCGATGCCGGCCGAGCTGGAAAAGCTCGCCACTGCCCTCTCGCGCATGGAATTTCTGGAAACCAGTCTGCTGCGCATTCCCTCGGGCCAGCCGACCGGCACGCCGATGCTCAGCAGCTCCTATGGCTATCGCCGCGACCCGTTCAACGGCCACGCCGCCTTCCATGCCGGGCTCGACTTCCCTGGCCGCTACGGCCAGCCGATCCTGGCCGCTGCACCTGGCAAGGTCAGCTATGTCGGCCAGCGCAGTGGCTATGGCAATGTCGTGGAAGTCACCCATGGCAATGGCATCATGACCCGCTATGCCCATCTGTCCGGCTTCAACGCCCGTGTCGGCCAGCAGGTCGCGCGCGGCGACCAGATCGCCCGCATGGGCTCGACCGGCCGCTCGACCGGCACGCATCTGCATTTCGAGGTGCGCGTCAACGGAGACCCCATCAACCCCCGCCGTTTCCTTGAGGCCCGCAAAGATGTTCTCCAAGTCCAGCAAATCGCCACGGCCCGTCTCGCCGATGTCGGCGACCGGGGCTAA
- a CDS encoding EAL domain-containing protein gives MTALSRISGEFRSLEREAAFQANRLPESRAHAYLLFGLSALLNILFLLSDWRFAGTPHFWIAIPARLVVIFWSLGCLALSRRIHSFKALERICFAWQCVTAIGVAFLVSSRSDIAVFVLVMLPLVFYLVVPTSFRGNVGGGLGCGVVLLIGYLAPAPLAPTTPGMIMAVLMLHSGMWIAIARTNRLQRQEWTASEEARAARSALASNGEALERMFMTVPVPLLVTRHDGVVIHSNDAAARAFGPPDSIARLAIVDHRSDGPLPLLDRLGRGDSIDNEECCIADEEGRLRDVLLAARPIVIAGAQCVLTSIVDITGRKEAERHLAHLAMTDALTGLANRSHFMATLTQAALTSGRSGSQMAVVLIDVDEFKRINDSAGHDAGDALLCAVAERLRDAVRPSDMVARMGGDEFAVILTRLQGLVDLDAILARMTGRLHAPLRHGGRDIDCRVSMGVALFPDHAGDIADLIKHADIALYEAKNGGRGRACLFEPGLLERWQREARMLERARDALTHAPPVPWYQPKVDLTDGRVIGFEALLRCVRPDGSLIMPDHIMAAFEHPELGRKITERMIDQILVDCRRWLDAGLDFGHVAVNVPGVELHDPAFPERLLQRLEAIGVEPGRIELEVTESVFLGRNVDVVERSLNRLSQAGMSIALDDFGTGYASLSHLKQFPIDVIKIDKGFVRDLETDPDDAAIVRTVLNLAYSLGIHTVAEGVENAQQLDYLRSGGCHYGQGFYFGAAVPATQLPSFLLPERFAKPV, from the coding sequence GTGACCGCACTTTCCAGGATCAGCGGCGAGTTCCGCAGCCTCGAACGGGAGGCAGCGTTCCAGGCCAACCGGCTGCCCGAGTCGCGCGCGCATGCCTATCTGCTGTTCGGCCTATCGGCCCTGCTCAACATACTGTTCCTGTTGAGCGACTGGCGCTTTGCCGGCACGCCCCATTTCTGGATCGCCATTCCCGCGCGACTCGTGGTGATCTTCTGGTCGCTCGGCTGCCTGGCGCTGTCCCGCCGCATCCACAGCTTCAAGGCGCTGGAACGCATCTGCTTCGCCTGGCAGTGCGTGACCGCGATCGGCGTCGCCTTTCTCGTGTCCTCACGGAGCGACATCGCCGTGTTCGTCCTGGTGATGCTGCCCCTGGTCTTCTACCTCGTCGTCCCCACCAGTTTCCGCGGCAATGTCGGCGGCGGATTGGGATGCGGCGTCGTGCTGCTGATCGGCTATCTGGCGCCGGCGCCTCTGGCCCCGACAACGCCGGGGATGATCATGGCCGTGCTGATGCTGCATAGCGGCATGTGGATCGCGATTGCCCGCACCAATCGGTTGCAGCGGCAGGAATGGACCGCCAGCGAGGAGGCCCGCGCAGCGCGCAGCGCGCTCGCCAGCAACGGTGAAGCGCTGGAGCGCATGTTCATGACGGTGCCCGTGCCGCTGCTGGTCACCCGTCACGATGGCGTCGTCATCCATAGCAATGATGCGGCGGCCCGCGCCTTTGGCCCACCCGACTCCATCGCGCGGCTCGCGATCGTCGATCACCGGTCGGATGGGCCGTTACCGCTACTCGACCGACTCGGACGCGGCGACAGCATCGACAATGAGGAATGCTGTATCGCGGACGAGGAAGGCAGGCTGCGCGACGTGCTGCTTGCGGCCCGCCCCATCGTCATCGCTGGCGCACAATGCGTCCTGACCAGTATCGTCGACATCACCGGCCGCAAGGAAGCCGAACGCCACCTCGCGCATCTGGCCATGACCGACGCGTTGACCGGCCTTGCGAACCGTTCCCACTTCATGGCGACGTTGACGCAGGCAGCACTGACATCAGGGCGTTCGGGCAGTCAGATGGCGGTCGTGCTGATCGACGTCGACGAATTCAAGCGGATCAACGACAGCGCCGGCCATGATGCGGGCGATGCGCTGTTGTGCGCCGTCGCCGAACGGCTGCGCGACGCGGTACGTCCGTCAGACATGGTGGCACGCATGGGCGGTGACGAATTTGCCGTGATCCTGACCCGCCTGCAGGGCCTGGTGGATCTGGACGCGATACTGGCGCGGATGACGGGACGCCTGCATGCGCCGTTGCGACATGGCGGGCGCGACATCGATTGCCGCGTCAGCATGGGCGTGGCGCTGTTTCCAGACCATGCCGGCGACATCGCTGACCTGATCAAGCATGCCGATATCGCGTTGTACGAAGCCAAAAATGGCGGACGCGGTCGGGCCTGCCTGTTTGAACCCGGCCTGCTGGAACGCTGGCAACGCGAAGCGCGCATGCTGGAACGCGCGCGCGATGCCCTTACCCATGCCCCGCCCGTGCCATGGTATCAGCCCAAGGTCGATCTGACCGATGGTCGGGTCATAGGGTTTGAGGCACTGCTGCGCTGCGTACGCCCCGATGGCAGCCTGATCATGCCAGATCACATCATGGCCGCTTTCGAACATCCCGAACTGGGCCGCAAGATCACCGAGCGGATGATCGACCAGATACTGGTCGATTGCCGTCGCTGGCTCGATGCCGGGTTGGATTTCGGCCATGTCGCGGTCAATGTCCCCGGCGTCGAACTGCATGATCCCGCCTTTCCGGAGCGACTGCTGCAGCGCCTGGAAGCCATCGGCGTCGAACCCGGCCGGATCGAACTGGAAGTGACGGAATCGGTATTTCTCGGCCGGAATGTCGATGTCGTCGAACGCAGCCTCAACCGGCTGAGCCAGGCCGGGATGTCGATCGCGCTCGATGACTTCGGCACGGGTTATGCCTCGCTCTCGCACCTCAAGCAGTTTCCTATCGATGTCATCAAGATCGACAAGGGCTTTGTCCGGGATCTGGAAACCGACCCCGATGATGCCGCGATCGTCCGCACCGTGCTCAACCTGGCCTATAGCCTGGGTATCCACACCGTGGCCGAAGGCGTCGAAAATGCACAACAGCTCGACTATCTACGGTCGGGCGGATGTCATTATGGCCAGGGTTTCTATTTCGGCGCAGCCGTTCCGGCTACGCAATTACCCAGCTTTCTCCTGCCTGAGCGCTTTGCCAAACCGGTATAG
- the rpsL gene encoding 30S ribosomal protein S12, with protein sequence MPTINQLVRKGRDPQKAKSKVPAMDANPQKRGVCTRVYTTTPKKPNSALRKVAKVRLVNQREVITYIPGEGHNLQEHSVVLIRGGRVRDLPGVRYHVLRGVLDTQGVKDRKQSRSKYGAKRPK encoded by the coding sequence ATGCCAACAATCAACCAGCTGGTCCGCAAGGGCCGCGATCCGCAGAAGGCCAAGTCCAAGGTCCCTGCAATGGACGCAAATCCCCAGAAGCGCGGTGTTTGCACCCGCGTTTACACCACGACCCCGAAGAAGCCGAACTCGGCGCTTCGTAAGGTGGCCAAGGTTCGCCTGGTCAATCAGCGCGAAGTCATCACCTATATTCCGGGTGAAGGCCATAACCTGCAGGAACACAGCGTCGTGCTGATCCGCGGTGGCCGTGTGCGAGATCTTCCGGGCGTGCGTTACCACGTTCTTCGCGGCGTTCTGGATACCCAGGGCGTCAAGGATCGTAAGCAGAGCCGTTCCAAGTACGGCGCCAAGCGTCCTAAGTAA
- the rpsG gene encoding 30S ribosomal protein S7 has protein sequence MSRRRRPEKRVILPDPKFGDQVLSKFMNSVMQDGKKAVAESIVYGALETVEAKAKKDPIGLFHDALNNVKPGIEVRSRRVGGATYQVPVEVRPERSQALAIRWLITAARNRSETTMAARLSGELLDAANNRGNAVKKREDTHRMAEANRAFSHYRW, from the coding sequence ATGTCACGTCGTCGTCGCCCCGAAAAGCGCGTCATCCTGCCCGATCCCAAGTTCGGTGATCAGGTTCTGTCGAAGTTCATGAACAGCGTCATGCAGGACGGGAAGAAGGCCGTTGCCGAATCCATCGTCTATGGCGCGCTCGAAACCGTCGAGGCCAAGGCCAAGAAGGATCCGATCGGCCTGTTCCATGACGCGCTGAACAATGTGAAGCCCGGCATCGAAGTCCGCAGCCGCCGCGTCGGCGGTGCGACCTATCAGGTTCCTGTCGAAGTTCGTCCCGAACGTTCGCAGGCCCTGGCGATCCGCTGGCTGATCACGGCAGCCCGCAACCGCAGCGAAACCACCATGGCTGCCCGCCTGTCGGGCGAGCTGCTGGACGCTGCCAACAACCGCGGCAATGCGGTGAAGAAGCGCGAAGATACGCACCGCATGGCGGAAGCGAATCGCGCCTTCTCGCACTATCGCTGGTAA
- the fusA gene encoding elongation factor G: MARSHPLEHYRNFGIMAHIDAGKTTTTERILYYTGKSYKIGEVHDGAATMDWMEQEQERGITITSAATTCVWKAAEGKGPEHRLNIIDTPGHVDFTIEVERSLRVLDGAVAAFDGVAGVEPQSETVWRQADKYKVPRMCFINKLDRTGADFYYCVQTIIDRLGATPAVLYLPIGAESDFKGLVDLVENRAIIWKDESLGAEFYYEEIPADLADKAAEYREKLIELAVEQDDAAMEAYLEGNEPDVATLKALIRKGTLAQAFTPVLCGSAFKNKGVQPLLDAVVDYLPSPLDIEDVQGVKMDGETPDSRATSDDAPFSGLAFKIMNDPFVGSLTFLRIYSGTLTKGTYLNSVKDKKEKIGRMLLMHANSREDIDTAYAGDIVALAGMKETTTGDTLCAERQPIILERMEFPEPVIELSVEPKTKADQEKMGVALNRLAAEDPSFRVSTDHESGQTIIKGMGELHLEILVDRMKREFKVEANVGAPQVAYREYLKKPVDIDYTHKKQSGGTGQFGRIKVKLNPGERGAGIIFKDEIKGGNIPKEYIPAIEKGMRETAATGSLIGFPIIDFEILLYDGAYHDVDSSALAFEITGRAAMREAAQKSGITLLEPVMKVEVVTPEEYLGDVIGDMNSRRGQIQGTDTRGNAQVVEAMVPLANMFGYVNSLRSFTQGRANYSMIFSHYDEVPQNVADEVKAKMA; this comes from the coding sequence ATGGCCCGCAGCCATCCGCTCGAACATTATCGTAACTTCGGTATCATGGCGCATATCGACGCCGGCAAGACCACCACGACCGAGCGTATCCTTTATTACACCGGCAAGTCCTACAAGATCGGCGAAGTCCATGACGGCGCCGCGACCATGGACTGGATGGAGCAGGAGCAGGAGCGTGGTATCACCATCACCTCGGCTGCGACGACCTGCGTGTGGAAGGCGGCTGAGGGCAAGGGCCCCGAGCATCGCCTGAACATCATCGACACCCCCGGTCACGTCGACTTCACCATCGAAGTCGAGCGTTCGCTGCGCGTGCTCGACGGTGCGGTTGCCGCGTTCGACGGCGTTGCCGGCGTTGAGCCGCAGTCGGAAACCGTGTGGCGCCAGGCGGACAAGTACAAGGTTCCGCGGATGTGCTTCATCAACAAGCTCGACCGCACCGGTGCCGACTTCTATTATTGCGTGCAGACGATCATCGATCGCCTGGGCGCGACCCCTGCTGTCCTGTATCTGCCCATCGGCGCAGAGTCGGACTTCAAGGGCCTGGTCGACCTGGTCGAGAACCGTGCGATCATCTGGAAGGATGAGAGCCTGGGCGCCGAATTCTATTATGAAGAAATTCCGGCTGACCTCGCTGACAAGGCTGCCGAATATCGCGAAAAGCTGATCGAGCTTGCCGTCGAGCAGGACGATGCCGCGATGGAAGCCTATCTGGAAGGCAATGAGCCCGACGTCGCGACCCTGAAGGCGCTGATCCGCAAGGGCACGCTGGCCCAGGCGTTCACGCCGGTGCTGTGCGGTTCCGCGTTCAAGAACAAGGGTGTTCAGCCCCTGCTCGACGCCGTCGTCGACTATCTGCCGAGCCCGCTCGACATCGAAGACGTCCAGGGCGTCAAGATGGACGGCGAGACCCCGGACAGCCGTGCGACCTCGGACGACGCGCCCTTCTCGGGCCTGGCGTTCAAGATCATGAACGATCCGTTCGTCGGCTCGCTGACCTTCCTGCGCATCTATTCGGGCACCCTGACCAAGGGCACGTACCTGAACTCGGTGAAGGACAAGAAGGAAAAGATCGGCCGTATGCTCCTCATGCACGCGAACTCGCGTGAGGACATCGACACCGCCTATGCCGGCGACATCGTCGCGCTGGCCGGCATGAAGGAAACCACCACCGGTGATACGCTGTGCGCCGAGCGCCAGCCGATCATCCTGGAGCGGATGGAATTCCCCGAGCCGGTCATCGAACTGTCGGTGGAGCCCAAGACCAAGGCCGACCAGGAAAAGATGGGCGTCGCCCTCAACCGCCTGGCTGCCGAAGATCCCTCGTTCCGCGTGTCGACCGATCACGAATCGGGCCAGACCATCATCAAGGGCATGGGCGAACTTCACCTCGAAATCCTGGTCGACCGCATGAAGCGCGAGTTCAAGGTCGAGGCGAATGTCGGTGCGCCGCAGGTGGCCTATCGCGAATATCTCAAGAAGCCCGTCGACATCGACTACACCCACAAGAAGCAGTCGGGCGGCACCGGCCAGTTCGGCCGCATCAAGGTGAAGCTGAACCCGGGCGAGCGCGGCGCGGGCATCATCTTCAAGGATGAGATCAAGGGCGGTAACATTCCGAAGGAATATATCCCCGCCATTGAAAAGGGCATGCGTGAAACGGCGGCCACCGGCTCGCTGATCGGCTTCCCGATCATCGACTTCGAAATCCTGCTCTATGACGGCGCCTATCATGACGTCGACTCGTCGGCGCTGGCATTCGAAATCACCGGTCGTGCAGCGATGCGCGAAGCGGCGCAGAAGTCGGGTATCACCCTGCTTGAGCCCGTCATGAAGGTCGAGGTCGTGACCCCGGAAGAATATCTGGGCGACGTCATCGGCGACATGAACAGCCGTCGTGGCCAGATCCAGGGCACCGATACGCGCGGCAACGCGCAGGTGGTCGAGGCGATGGTTCCGCTGGCCAACATGTTCGGCTATGTGAACTCGCTGCGTTCGTTCACCCAGGGGCGTGCGAACTACTCGATGATCTTCTCGCATTATGACGAAGTGCCGCAGAATGTTGCGGACGAGGTCAAGGCGAAGATGGCCTGA